In Synechococcus sp. PCC 6312, one genomic interval encodes:
- a CDS encoding STAS-like domain-containing protein, producing the protein MSKVRKRGEQIRQFILTNVENHPRDIAALVAQEFGITRQAVNKHIKCLVEQKALSFKGSTNSRSYDLHPLLEWSKKYSLDTSLEEDIVWGSDIKPLLSNFPDNVKDIWIYGFTEMLNNAIDHSSGTEVFIQVKRTSLSTEIMIHDDGEGIFRKIQRSLELHDERHAVLELAKGKLTTDPDRHSGEGIFFTSRMFDRFAILSGSVYFSHQFDKAEDWILENDSSQDGTTVCMELKNNTSRTSKQVFDNFSSGDDYAFNKTVVPVRLAQYRDERLVSRSQAKRLLANVDKFKIVIFDFSEVEAIGQAFADEVFRVFKKQHPEIEIVDLNANEEVKKMLNRATSALST; encoded by the coding sequence GTGTCAAAAGTGCGAAAGCGTGGTGAACAAATTCGCCAATTTATCCTGACAAACGTTGAGAACCATCCAAGGGATATTGCTGCTCTAGTAGCGCAAGAATTTGGTATCACTAGGCAAGCTGTCAACAAACATATCAAGTGCTTAGTAGAGCAAAAGGCTCTTTCGTTTAAAGGCTCAACCAATAGCAGAAGTTACGACCTTCATCCCCTGCTTGAGTGGAGCAAAAAATACTCTTTGGATACTTCCCTTGAGGAGGATATTGTATGGGGTTCTGATATAAAGCCTTTGTTGTCTAATTTTCCGGATAATGTTAAAGATATTTGGATCTATGGCTTCACTGAAATGTTAAACAATGCCATAGATCACTCATCTGGAACAGAAGTATTTATTCAAGTCAAAAGGACTTCTTTATCCACTGAGATCATGATTCATGACGATGGCGAAGGAATCTTCAGAAAGATTCAGCGGTCATTGGAATTACATGACGAACGTCACGCAGTTCTTGAGTTAGCTAAAGGTAAGCTTACAACTGACCCAGATCGTCATAGTGGCGAAGGCATTTTCTTTACATCTCGAATGTTTGATAGATTTGCAATACTTTCTGGAAGTGTATACTTCTCCCACCAATTCGACAAGGCCGAAGATTGGATTCTTGAGAATGATAGTTCCCAAGATGGTACAACCGTTTGTATGGAGCTTAAAAATAATACTTCCAGAACCTCCAAGCAAGTATTTGACAATTTCTCATCTGGAGATGATTATGCCTTCAATAAAACAGTCGTCCCTGTGCGTTTGGCACAGTATAGAGATGAAAGGCTAGTATCTCGTTCTCAAGCGAAAAGGCTATTAGCTAATGTCGATAAGTTCAAGATAGTAATCTTTGATTTTTCTGAAGTGGAAGCGATAGGCCAAGCTTTTGCGGATGAAGTATTTCGGGTTTTTAAGAAGCAGCACCCGGAAATTGAAATTGTTGACTTGAATGCAAACGAAGAAGTTAAGAAGATGCTTAATCGTGCTACGAGTGCTCTTAGTACCTAA
- a CDS encoding DUF3303 domain-containing protein: MPPGLEYVDSWVDLNYFRCFQLMRTDDQALFEVWIEAWSDLVHFEIIPVRTSAEAFQQIANKL, from the coding sequence TTGCCACCAGGCCTTGAGTATGTGGATAGTTGGGTGGATTTAAACTATTTCCGGTGCTTCCAACTTATGCGAACGGATGACCAGGCCTTGTTTGAAGTTTGGATCGAAGCATGGAGCGATCTGGTTCATTTTGAAATTATCCCAGTGCGGACTTCGGCAGAGGCTTTTCAGCAGATTGCAAATAAACTCTAG
- a CDS encoding DUF433 domain-containing protein — protein MNYRDIITIEPEKRGGKPCVRGLRITVYEVLEYLASEMTEAEILDDFPDLTREDIKACIAYAADRERRLMTASLSA, from the coding sequence ATGAACTACCGAGACATCATTACAATTGAGCCTGAAAAACGCGGTGGAAAGCCTTGTGTCCGTGGCCTGCGTATTACAGTCTATGAAGTGCTTGAGTATCTAGCTTCCGAGATGACCGAAGCAGAAATTCTTGACGATTTTCCCGATCTGACGCGAGAAGATATAAAAGCCTGCATTGCTTATGCTGCTGACCGTGAGCGTCGGTTGATGACCGCTTCATTATCTGCATGA
- the psaB gene encoding photosystem I core protein PsaB, with protein sequence MATKFPKFSQDLAQDPTTRRIWYAIATAHDFETHDGMTEENLYQKIFASHFGHLAIIFLWASGSLFHVAWQGNFEQWIKDPLNVRPIAHAIWDPQFGKGAVDAFTQAGASNPVDIAYSGVYHWWYTIGMRTNGDLYQGAIFLIVLASLALFAGWLHLQPKFRPSLSWFKNAESRLNHHLAGLFGVSSLAWAGHLIHVAIPESRGQHVGWDNFLSTLPHPAGLQPFFTGNWGVYAQNPDTAGHLFGTAEGSGTAILTFLGGFHPQTESLWLTDMAHHHLAIAVLFIVAGHMYRTNFGIGHNIKEMLDSKAGLLSAKSEGQFNLPHQGLYDTLNNSLHFQLALALASLGVITSLVAQHMYSLPPYAFIAQDHTTMAALYTHHQYIAGFIMVGAFAHGAIFLVRDYDPVQNKGNVLDRVLQHKEAIISHLSWVSLFLGFHTLGLYVHNDVVVAFGTPEKQILIEPVFAQFIQAAHGKLLYGFDTLLSNPESIAATAWPNYGNVWLAGWLDAINSGKNSLFLTIGPGDFLVHHAIALGLHTTTLILVKGALDARGSKLMPDKKDFGYAFPCDGPGRGGTCDISAWDSFYLSMFWMLNTIGWVTFYWHWKHLGVWEGNVAQFNESSTYLMGWLRDYLWLNSSQLINGYNPYGTNNLSVWAWMFLFGHLVWATGFMFLISWRGYWQELIETLVWAHERTPLANLVRWKDKPVALSIVQARVVGLAHFTVGYIVTYAAFLIASTASKYG encoded by the coding sequence ATGGCAACTAAATTTCCTAAGTTTAGCCAAGACCTCGCACAGGATCCGACCACACGGCGGATATGGTACGCGATTGCCACTGCGCATGACTTTGAAACCCATGATGGTATGACGGAAGAGAATCTTTATCAAAAGATTTTTGCCTCTCATTTTGGCCATCTGGCAATCATTTTCCTGTGGGCATCGGGTAGCTTGTTCCACGTGGCCTGGCAAGGCAACTTTGAGCAGTGGATTAAAGACCCACTCAATGTTCGTCCCATCGCCCATGCGATCTGGGATCCCCAATTTGGTAAGGGCGCGGTCGATGCCTTTACCCAAGCCGGTGCGTCTAACCCCGTTGATATTGCCTACTCTGGCGTTTATCACTGGTGGTACACCATCGGTATGCGCACCAACGGCGACCTCTATCAAGGCGCTATCTTCTTGATTGTTTTAGCCTCTTTGGCTTTATTTGCTGGCTGGCTGCACTTGCAACCGAAATTCCGTCCGAGCCTCTCTTGGTTCAAAAATGCTGAGTCTCGTCTCAACCACCACTTGGCTGGTTTGTTTGGGGTCAGTTCCTTGGCCTGGGCCGGACACTTAATTCACGTCGCCATTCCCGAATCTCGGGGACAGCATGTGGGTTGGGATAATTTCCTTTCGACATTGCCTCACCCGGCGGGTTTACAGCCCTTTTTCACCGGGAACTGGGGGGTCTATGCTCAAAATCCAGATACTGCTGGTCATTTGTTTGGCACAGCCGAGGGTTCTGGAACAGCAATCTTGACCTTTTTAGGTGGCTTCCATCCCCAAACCGAATCCCTTTGGTTGACGGATATGGCTCACCACCACTTGGCCATTGCGGTCTTGTTTATTGTTGCCGGGCATATGTACCGGACGAACTTCGGCATTGGTCACAACATCAAGGAAATGCTCGACAGTAAAGCTGGATTGCTTTCGGCTAAGAGTGAAGGTCAGTTCAACCTGCCTCACCAAGGTCTGTATGACACCCTGAATAACTCCTTGCATTTCCAGTTGGCCTTGGCATTGGCTTCCTTAGGGGTGATCACCTCTTTGGTAGCGCAGCACATGTACTCGCTGCCTCCCTATGCCTTCATTGCCCAAGACCACACAACCATGGCCGCCCTTTACACCCACCACCAGTACATTGCTGGCTTCATTATGGTCGGGGCCTTTGCTCACGGTGCTATTTTCCTAGTTCGGGATTATGACCCGGTGCAAAATAAAGGCAATGTCTTGGATCGGGTGTTGCAGCACAAAGAAGCGATTATTTCCCACTTAAGCTGGGTGTCCCTCTTCTTGGGCTTCCACACCTTGGGTCTCTATGTCCATAACGATGTTGTCGTTGCCTTTGGCACACCCGAAAAGCAAATCCTGATTGAGCCGGTCTTTGCCCAGTTCATCCAGGCCGCCCACGGGAAACTCCTTTACGGCTTCGATACCCTCCTGTCTAATCCAGAAAGCATTGCCGCTACGGCCTGGCCGAACTACGGGAATGTCTGGTTAGCTGGTTGGTTGGATGCGATTAACAGTGGCAAGAACTCGTTGTTCCTGACCATTGGGCCGGGAGACTTCTTGGTTCACCATGCGATTGCCTTGGGTCTGCACACCACCACCTTGATCTTGGTTAAAGGTGCCTTGGATGCCCGTGGTTCCAAGTTAATGCCCGACAAAAAAGACTTCGGCTATGCCTTCCCTTGTGATGGCCCAGGCCGGGGTGGTACTTGCGACATTTCTGCGTGGGATTCCTTCTACCTGTCCATGTTCTGGATGCTGAATACCATTGGTTGGGTCACCTTCTACTGGCACTGGAAGCATCTGGGTGTATGGGAAGGCAACGTGGCTCAGTTTAATGAGTCTTCTACCTACCTGATGGGCTGGCTGCGGGATTATCTCTGGCTGAACTCCTCTCAGTTAATCAATGGTTACAACCCCTACGGAACCAATAACCTTTCTGTTTGGGCCTGGATGTTCCTCTTTGGACACTTGGTTTGGGCAACGGGCTTCATGTTCCTGATTAGCTGGCGGGGTTACTGGCAGGAGTTGATTGAAACTCTCGTCTGGGCCCATGAGCGGACTCCCTTGGCAAACTTGGTGCGTTGGAAAGATAAGCCAGTGGCTCTCTCCATCGTCCAGGCCCGGGTGGTTGGTTTAGCTCACTTCACCGTTGGCTACATTGTGACCTATGCGGCATTCTTAATTGCTTCAACTGCATCGAAGTACGGTTGA
- the psaA gene encoding photosystem I core protein PsaA → MTISPPEREKKVRVVVDSDPVPTSFEKWAKPGHFDRTLARGPQTTTWIWNLHALAHDFDTHTSDLEDVSRKIFSAHFGHLAVVFVWLSGMYFHGAKFSNYEAWLANPTGIKPSAQVVWPVVGQGILNGDVGGGFHGIQITSGLFQLWRASGITNEFQLYVTAIGGLVMAGLMLFAGWFHYHKKAPKLEWFQNVESMLNHHLAGLFGLGSLGWAGHQIHVSLPINKLLDAGVPIKDIPLPHEFILNPSLMTELYPKVDWGVFKGVIPFFTFNWGAYSDFLTFKGGLNPVTGGLWLSDTAHHHLAIAVLFIIAGHMYRTNWGIGHSIKELLEAHKGPFTGEGHKGLYEVLTTSWHAQLAINLAMVGSLSIIVAQHMYAMPPYPYLATDYPTQLSLFTHHMWLGGFFIVGGAAHAAIYMVRDYDPAMNQNNLLDRVLRHRDAIISHLNWVCIFLGFHSFGLYVHNDTMRAFGRPQDMFSDTGIQLQPVFAQWIQNIHTLAPGATAPNAAAPVSYAFGGGIVAVGGKVAMMPIVLGTADFMVHHIHAFTIHVTVLILLKGVLFARSSRLIPDKANLGFRFPCDGPGRGGTCQVSGWDHVFLGLFWMYNSISVVIFHFSWKMQSDVWGTVAPDGTVSHITGGNFAQSAITINGWLRDFLWAQASQVIGSYGSALSAYGLLFLGAHFVWAFSLMFLFSGRGYWQELIESIVWAHNKLKVAPAIQPRALSIIQGRAVGVAHYLLGGIATTWAFFLARIISVG, encoded by the coding sequence ATGACAATCAGTCCACCGGAGCGAGAGAAAAAAGTCAGGGTCGTTGTTGATAGCGATCCGGTTCCTACTTCCTTTGAAAAGTGGGCCAAACCGGGACACTTCGACCGTACCTTGGCGAGAGGTCCCCAAACCACAACCTGGATTTGGAACCTCCATGCTCTTGCCCATGATTTTGATACCCATACCAGCGACCTGGAAGACGTATCTCGCAAAATTTTCAGTGCCCACTTCGGCCACCTGGCTGTTGTGTTCGTCTGGCTGAGCGGGATGTATTTCCACGGCGCAAAATTTTCTAACTATGAGGCTTGGTTAGCCAACCCGACTGGAATTAAACCCAGTGCCCAAGTGGTTTGGCCCGTTGTTGGTCAAGGCATTCTGAATGGCGATGTCGGCGGCGGCTTCCATGGCATTCAAATTACCTCGGGCCTGTTCCAACTCTGGCGGGCTTCTGGGATCACCAACGAATTTCAGCTTTATGTCACTGCCATCGGTGGCCTGGTTATGGCTGGATTAATGCTCTTTGCTGGTTGGTTCCACTACCACAAAAAAGCACCCAAGTTGGAATGGTTCCAAAATGTGGAGTCCATGCTTAACCACCACTTGGCCGGCCTCTTTGGCTTAGGCTCTTTGGGTTGGGCCGGACACCAGATCCATGTCTCCTTACCGATCAACAAGTTGTTGGATGCTGGAGTACCGATCAAAGATATTCCCTTGCCCCATGAGTTTATTCTCAATCCCAGCTTGATGACGGAACTCTATCCCAAGGTGGACTGGGGTGTTTTTAAAGGGGTGATTCCCTTCTTCACCTTTAACTGGGGAGCCTATTCTGACTTCCTGACCTTTAAAGGTGGTTTAAACCCCGTCACCGGTGGCCTGTGGTTGTCCGATACGGCCCACCATCACTTGGCCATTGCTGTCCTCTTCATCATTGCGGGGCACATGTACCGCACCAATTGGGGCATTGGCCACAGCATCAAAGAATTGTTGGAAGCACATAAAGGGCCCTTTACTGGCGAAGGCCACAAAGGTCTCTATGAAGTGCTCACCACCTCTTGGCATGCCCAATTGGCGATCAACTTGGCCATGGTCGGTTCCTTGAGCATCATCGTGGCTCAGCACATGTATGCCATGCCGCCTTATCCCTACTTGGCAACGGACTATCCGACTCAACTGTCACTGTTTACCCACCATATGTGGCTCGGTGGCTTCTTTATTGTCGGCGGTGCGGCCCATGCGGCAATTTACATGGTGCGGGACTACGATCCAGCGATGAACCAAAACAATCTCTTGGATCGGGTCTTACGTCATCGGGATGCCATTATTTCCCATTTAAATTGGGTTTGTATTTTCTTGGGCTTCCACAGTTTCGGCCTCTACGTCCACAACGACACGATGCGGGCTTTTGGTCGTCCCCAAGATATGTTCTCGGATACGGGCATCCAACTCCAGCCGGTCTTTGCCCAATGGATTCAAAATATCCATACCTTGGCTCCTGGTGCGACCGCTCCCAATGCAGCAGCTCCAGTTAGCTATGCGTTTGGCGGTGGGATTGTTGCCGTCGGTGGCAAAGTGGCAATGATGCCGATTGTCTTGGGAACGGCTGACTTTATGGTGCATCACATCCATGCCTTCACCATTCATGTGACGGTGTTGATTCTGCTCAAGGGTGTGTTGTTTGCCCGCAGTTCTCGCCTGATTCCTGATAAAGCGAATTTAGGTTTTCGTTTCCCCTGCGATGGCCCAGGCCGGGGTGGTACTTGCCAGGTTTCTGGTTGGGATCACGTTTTCCTCGGTTTGTTCTGGATGTACAACAGCATCTCAGTCGTGATTTTCCACTTCAGTTGGAAGATGCAGTCGGATGTTTGGGGAACGGTTGCGCCCGATGGCACGGTGTCTCACATTACCGGTGGGAACTTTGCCCAAAGTGCGATTACGATTAATGGCTGGCTCCGAGACTTCCTCTGGGCCCAGGCCTCGCAGGTGATTGGTTCCTATGGTTCGGCTCTGTCGGCTTACGGCTTGCTGTTCCTCGGTGCTCACTTTGTTTGGGCCTTTAGCTTGATGTTCCTGTTCAGTGGTCGCGGCTACTGGCAAGAATTGATTGAGTCCATTGTTTGGGCCCATAACAAGCTGAAAGTCGCTCCGGCAATTCAACCCCGTGCTTTGAGCATTATTCAAGGCCGGGCCGTTGGGGTTGCCCACTACTTGTTGGGAGGGATTGCCACGACGTGGGCGTTCTTCCTGGCTCGCATCATCTCAGTAGGATAA
- the smpB gene encoding SsrA-binding protein SmpB, translating into MDDGYKLVSDNRQARFLYEILDTYEAGIVLQGTEVKSIRAGKVNLRDGFARVRDGEVWLMNVHISPHDTTNTHYNHDPRRNRKLLLHKEEIRKLIGKVEQKGLTLVPLRMKLKNGRVKVEIAVARGKKLHDKREDLKQKQDKRDMERAMKRG; encoded by the coding sequence ATGGATGATGGCTACAAACTGGTCAGCGATAATCGCCAGGCCCGGTTTCTTTACGAAATCTTAGATACCTATGAAGCGGGCATTGTCCTCCAAGGGACGGAAGTCAAATCTATTCGGGCAGGCAAAGTTAATCTCCGGGATGGGTTTGCGCGGGTACGCGATGGCGAAGTTTGGCTAATGAATGTCCATATTTCCCCCCATGACACCACCAATACCCACTACAACCATGATCCCCGCCGGAATCGAAAATTATTGCTACATAAGGAAGAAATTCGTAAACTGATTGGCAAAGTAGAGCAAAAAGGCTTAACCCTTGTCCCCTTAAGGATGAAACTCAAAAACGGCCGGGTCAAAGTAGAGATTGCTGTAGCCCGCGGGAAAAAACTCCACGACAAACGAGAAGACCTCAAACAAAAGCAGGATAAACGGGATATGGAACGGGCCATGAAACGGGGCTAG
- the fumC gene encoding class II fumarate hydratase: protein MHQTRTESDTMGPMEVPADRYWGAQTARSLHHFAIGGQTMPREMIQALGILKQAAAMVNLELGELEAEPANLIIQAAQEVIEGTLDDHFPLRIWQTGSGTQTNMNANEVIANRAIELAGGVLGSKHPVHPNDHVNCSQSSNDTFPTAMHIAAVQSLQQRLIPALSEMERVLAEKAQAWKGVIKIGRTHLMDAVPLTFGQEFSGYQAQLMQNLGRIQSVLPHLSELAIGGTAVGTGLNTHPEFAIRVAAKIAELTGLPFVSAPNKFAALAGHDAMVMASGVLRTLAGSLMKLANDISWMGSGPRCGLGELILPPNEPGSSIMPGKVNPTQCEALTMVCVQVMGLDAAIGYAGSQGNFELNVFKPMIIYNLLTQIELLTDACRCFTEFCLTGLEINYPQVEQYVENSLMLVTALNPHIGYDKAAQVAKKAYAENLSLKQAAVDLGFLTAEQFDEWIQPAAMTQPHS, encoded by the coding sequence ATGCACCAAACCCGGACAGAATCTGACACGATGGGGCCAATGGAAGTCCCGGCTGATCGCTATTGGGGGGCACAAACGGCCCGTTCACTCCATCATTTTGCCATTGGCGGTCAAACCATGCCGCGGGAAATGATCCAGGCCTTGGGGATTCTTAAACAAGCGGCGGCGATGGTCAACCTGGAATTAGGCGAACTAGAGGCTGAACCGGCCAACCTGATTATCCAGGCCGCACAGGAGGTCATAGAGGGGACGTTGGATGATCACTTTCCCCTGCGAATTTGGCAAACGGGCAGCGGCACCCAAACCAATATGAATGCCAACGAGGTGATTGCAAATCGGGCGATTGAACTGGCCGGCGGTGTGTTGGGTAGTAAGCATCCGGTGCATCCCAATGATCATGTCAATTGCAGCCAATCCTCCAATGATACGTTTCCAACCGCGATGCACATTGCTGCCGTCCAGTCTCTCCAGCAACGGTTAATTCCGGCCTTGTCCGAGATGGAACGGGTGTTGGCCGAAAAAGCCCAGGCCTGGAAAGGTGTGATTAAAATTGGTCGCACTCACCTGATGGACGCGGTGCCGTTGACCTTTGGGCAGGAGTTTTCCGGGTATCAGGCCCAATTAATGCAAAACCTTGGCCGGATTCAGTCCGTTCTGCCCCATTTAAGTGAATTAGCCATTGGTGGGACAGCGGTCGGGACAGGCTTAAATACCCATCCTGAATTTGCCATCCGGGTGGCCGCTAAAATTGCCGAATTGACGGGATTACCCTTTGTCTCGGCTCCGAATAAGTTTGCGGCCTTGGCGGGACATGATGCAATGGTCATGGCCAGTGGGGTATTGAGAACCTTGGCCGGCTCCCTGATGAAATTAGCCAATGATATTTCCTGGATGGGATCGGGGCCCCGCTGTGGCCTGGGCGAGTTAATTTTGCCCCCCAATGAACCAGGGTCTTCGATTATGCCCGGAAAAGTTAACCCCACCCAGTGTGAAGCCCTAACGATGGTCTGTGTTCAGGTTATGGGTCTAGATGCGGCCATTGGTTATGCGGGTTCCCAAGGCAACTTTGAGTTGAATGTCTTTAAGCCGATGATCATTTACAATCTCTTAACCCAAATTGAACTATTGACGGATGCCTGTCGCTGTTTTACGGAGTTTTGTTTGACGGGTTTGGAGATCAATTATCCGCAGGTGGAGCAGTATGTGGAAAACTCGTTGATGTTGGTGACGGCTCTCAATCCCCATATTGGGTATGACAAAGCCGCCCAAGTAGCCAAAAAAGCCTATGCCGAAAACCTGAGTTTGAAACAAGCTGCCGTGGATTTGGGCTTTTTAACAGCAGAACAGTTTGATGAATGGATTCAACCCGCTGCCATGACCCAGCCCCATTCTTAA
- a CDS encoding DegT/DnrJ/EryC1/StrS aminotransferase family protein: MQPSKIPILDLKPQYQALKTEIQAAIDRVLESGQFILGPDVTALENELAQFLGVRFAIAVNSGTDALIISLRALGIGPGDEVITTPFSFFATAESITLVGARPVFVDICPETFNINPTLIAAAITSRTKAIMPVHLFGQPARMGEILEIAQAHDLKVIEDTAQAIGAQYFGTCLDCQCQAGTQQQLQGKFVGGIGDMGAFSFFPTKNLGAYGDGGLITTNDPELAELAKMLRVHGSRQRYIHEMIGYNSRMDSIQAAILRVKLPHLKSWNEQRRQIAQTYNQTLADIPGIITPKVTPGHVFHQYTVRVLDNKRDQVIHHLAGLGISTMIYYPIPQNRLTVYDNHYPPLSVSDQLATEVLSLPLWPELAPAQIAQITQALGEAIRINS; encoded by the coding sequence ATGCAACCCTCTAAAATCCCCATTCTTGACCTCAAGCCTCAGTACCAGGCCCTCAAAACCGAAATCCAGGCCGCCATTGATCGGGTTCTAGAGTCAGGACAGTTTATTTTGGGGCCGGATGTCACCGCCTTAGAAAACGAGTTGGCGCAATTTTTAGGAGTCAGGTTTGCCATTGCCGTTAACTCGGGAACCGATGCCCTGATTATCAGCTTGCGAGCCTTGGGGATTGGGCCTGGGGATGAGGTGATTACAACTCCCTTTTCCTTTTTCGCAACGGCTGAATCCATTACCCTAGTTGGAGCCAGGCCCGTCTTTGTCGATATTTGCCCAGAAACATTTAATATCAACCCGACCCTGATTGCCGCAGCCATTACCTCCCGTACTAAGGCGATTATGCCTGTTCATCTCTTTGGCCAACCGGCTCGGATGGGAGAAATTCTTGAGATTGCCCAGGCCCATGATCTAAAAGTGATTGAAGACACCGCCCAGGCCATTGGGGCACAGTATTTTGGAACGTGTTTAGATTGTCAATGCCAAGCTGGAACCCAACAGCAACTCCAAGGTAAATTTGTCGGCGGCATTGGAGATATGGGCGCGTTTTCTTTTTTCCCAACCAAGAACTTAGGGGCCTATGGGGATGGTGGGTTAATTACGACCAACGATCCAGAGTTAGCTGAACTGGCCAAAATGCTGCGGGTACATGGCTCTCGCCAACGCTATATTCACGAAATGATTGGCTATAACTCCCGGATGGATAGCATTCAAGCGGCTATTTTACGGGTGAAGTTGCCCCATCTAAAGTCCTGGAATGAACAACGCCGACAGATCGCCCAAACCTACAACCAAACCCTAGCAGATATTCCGGGAATCATCACCCCAAAAGTGACTCCAGGCCATGTGTTTCATCAATATACTGTGCGAGTTTTGGATAATAAGCGAGATCAGGTGATTCACCATTTGGCGGGCCTGGGGATTAGCACCATGATTTATTACCCCATTCCCCAGAACCGATTGACCGTCTATGACAATCACTATCCCCCCCTATCCGTCAGCGATCAATTAGCCACAGAAGTCCTGAGTTTGCCCCTCTGGCCGGAACTTGCCCCTGCACAAATTGCCCAAATTACCCAGGCCCTAGGGGAGGCGATCCGGATCAATTCCTAG
- a CDS encoding AMP-binding protein: MVEAAYTKTPAAGLPQDAKLPQAWEEYKKLQALPQIWSLLSQRYPEIIALNAPYEEPTAAIAYSELYRQIQRFAAGIQALGIEPEERIALFADNSPRWLIADQGTMLAGAVNVVRSGTAEAQELLYILKDSGSSLLIIEDLATLKKIAPGLEFIPLKAIILLSAEQPQNPALDIPCRLLNFAQVFQEGKYGPVRSVPFKKDNLATLMYTSGTTGQPKGVMITHAGLLSQIINIWAVVQPEPGDRVLSILPIWHAYERVCEYFLFASGCSQTYTNIRHFKNDLKKHKPQYMIAVPRIWEAIYEGVQKQLREAPASKRRLAEFFLNIGTHYVKSRRIIQGLSLEQPNPSGADKFWAKVQLFCLKPLYGLGEKKVYSTIRGATGGALKQVISGGGALAAHLDTFYEMIGVEVLVGYGLTETAVVLSGRRYWGNLRGSSGRPLPDTELKIVHPEIKEPVGFWQKGLVMARGPKSCRAITTDQKPPPKFSTPKVGLIQGIWAY, encoded by the coding sequence ATGGTTGAAGCAGCATATACCAAGACACCAGCGGCTGGATTACCCCAAGATGCCAAGCTCCCCCAGGCCTGGGAAGAATATAAAAAATTGCAAGCACTACCCCAAATTTGGAGTCTTTTGTCCCAGCGTTATCCCGAGATTATTGCTCTAAATGCCCCCTACGAAGAACCCACCGCTGCCATTGCCTACAGTGAACTTTATCGCCAAATTCAACGGTTTGCCGCCGGAATTCAGGCCTTGGGGATTGAACCCGAAGAACGCATTGCCCTCTTTGCCGATAACAGTCCCCGCTGGTTAATTGCCGATCAAGGGACAATGCTGGCTGGTGCTGTCAATGTGGTTCGCAGTGGGACGGCCGAAGCCCAAGAATTGCTCTACATTCTCAAGGACAGTGGCTCAAGCCTATTGATTATTGAAGACCTGGCCACCCTCAAAAAAATCGCCCCCGGCCTAGAGTTTATTCCCCTCAAAGCAATTATTCTTCTCTCAGCCGAGCAACCCCAAAATCCTGCCTTAGATATTCCTTGTCGCCTCTTAAACTTTGCTCAAGTCTTTCAAGAAGGTAAATATGGCCCCGTGCGCTCGGTTCCCTTTAAAAAAGATAACCTTGCCACCTTGATGTACACATCCGGCACCACAGGACAACCCAAGGGCGTGATGATTACCCATGCCGGCCTCCTCAGTCAGATCATTAATATCTGGGCCGTAGTCCAACCAGAACCAGGGGATCGGGTCTTAAGTATTTTGCCGATTTGGCACGCCTATGAACGGGTTTGTGAATATTTTCTCTTTGCGAGTGGATGCAGCCAAACCTATACCAACATCCGCCATTTCAAAAACGATCTGAAAAAACACAAACCCCAATACATGATTGCCGTGCCTCGGATTTGGGAAGCGATTTATGAAGGAGTCCAAAAACAACTCCGAGAAGCCCCAGCCAGTAAACGCCGTTTAGCCGAATTTTTCCTCAACATTGGCACCCACTATGTCAAAAGCCGCCGGATTATCCAGGGATTGAGTTTAGAGCAGCCGAATCCTTCCGGTGCTGATAAATTTTGGGCTAAAGTCCAACTCTTTTGCTTAAAGCCCCTCTATGGCCTGGGAGAGAAAAAGGTTTACAGCACAATCCGTGGGGCAACTGGGGGAGCCTTGAAGCAAGTGATCAGCGGCGGTGGAGCCTTGGCCGCCCATTTAGATACCTTCTACGAAATGATTGGTGTGGAAGTCTTGGTGGGCTATGGCTTAACCGAAACGGCTGTAGTCTTGAGTGGGCGGCGATACTGGGGGAATTTACGGGGTTCCTCCGGGCGGCCCTTACCGGATACAGAATTGAAAATTGTTCACCCTGAAATTAAGGAGCCAGTTGGGTTTTGGCAAAAGGGCCTGGTCATGGCGCGGGGCCCCAAGTCATGCAGGGCTATTACAACAGACCAGAAGCCACCGCCAAAGTTCTCAACTCCGAAGGTTGGTTTGATACAGGGGATTTGGGCCTACTGA